One genomic region from Rhinoraja longicauda isolate Sanriku21f chromosome 36, sRhiLon1.1, whole genome shotgun sequence encodes:
- the enkd1 gene encoding enkurin domain-containing protein 1 isoform X1 has translation MSEGPSNISGPIPPDPTLFPDFYRRPISARGRLEGNSLKLDFLSGPLAPDPILYPSCYSARLARPAPRVRADAREILERGQRGSVGVLLQLEGVSLHRQPAPRKKEPRDHEKENVRRMREIQKKCREKDQQREQRGPKPVKALWKSQKYESVPSKVMAHLQDISSPKPLDNQHYLKAHSRCGTGVGPKRPTSPSPTKAEMCVEVPEDFIANAQVTGIGIDFIRHNAQNARKMPVRRSKSLQSLNDVLDRKEKEQQDYISKNKGQLPQYLIERRNQWREEAEERQRNVPDPSMPPGHTRMPENERLETLSSLQQTQKQLIKQLLMFPMRVDTIGMQNRRTDLEKKLAEIEEAIKIFSRPKVFIKVND, from the exons ATGTCTGAAGGACCCTCCAACATATCTGGCCCAATTCCACCAGACCCGACGCTGTTCCCGGACTTTTACCGGCGTCCGATATCAG CTCGGGGAAGGTTGGAAGGGAACAGCCTGAAGCTAGACTTCCTCTCAGGACCACTGGCTCCGGACCCCATTCTGTACCCGTCGTGCTACAGTGCCCGCCTGGCCCGGCCAGCCCCTCGTGTACGTGCCGATGCCCGGGAGATCCTCGAGAGGGGGCAGCGCGGCTCTGTGGGCGTGCTGCTGCAGTTGGAAGGAGTGTCGCTGCACCGGCAGCCGGCGCCGAGAA AGAAGGAGCCCAGGGATCACGAGAAGGAGAACGTGCGTCGAATGCGCGAGATCCAGAAAAAATGCAGGGAGAAGGATCAACAGCGTGAACAGAGAGGCCCCAAGCCGGTGAAAGCCCTGTGGAAATCCCAGAAGTATGAATCCGTTCCTTCAAAAGTGATGGCTCACTTGCAG GACATCTCATCCCCCAAGCCGTTGGATAATCAGCACTACCTCAAAGCTCACTCCCGATGTGGGACTGGGGTCGGCCCAAAGAGACCCACGTCCCCGAGCCCAACCAAAGCAGAGATGTGTGTCGAGGTTCCAGAGGATTTTATCGCAAAC GCTCAAGTCACAGGCATTGGCATAGATTTCATCAGGCATAACGCCCAGAATGCCAGGAAAATGCCAGTGCGACGCTCCAAGTCTCTGCAGTCCCTGAACGACGTGCTGGACAGGAAAGAGAAAGAACAGCAGGACTACATCAGCAAGAACAAAGGACAGCTACCACAGTA CTTAATTGAACGGCGGAATCAATGGAGGGAAGAGGCGGAAGAGCGACAGAGAAATGTCCCTGACCCCAGCATGCCTCCCGGACACACCAGGATGCCAGAGAACGAgagactggaaacactcagttccCTCCAACAAA CCCAAAAGCAGCTGATCAAGCAATTGCTGATGTTCCCTATGCGAGTGGATACGATTGGCATGCAGAATAGACGAACCGACCTTGAGAAGAAACTGGCAGAGATCGAAGAGGCCATTAAAATCTTCTCTCGGCCCAAAGTCTTCATCAAAGTTAATGACTGA
- the enkd1 gene encoding enkurin domain-containing protein 1 isoform X3 → MPGRSSRGGSAALWACCCSWKECRCTGSRRREEPRDHEKENVRRMREIQKKCREKDQQREQRGPKPVKALWKSQKYESVPSKVMAHLQDISSPKPLDNQHYLKAHSRCGTGVGPKRPTSPSPTKAEMCVEVPEDFIANAQVTGIGIDFIRHNAQNARKMPVRRSKSLQSLNDVLDRKEKEQQDYISKNKGQLPQYLIERRNQWREEAEERQRNVPDPSMPPGHTRMPENERLETLSSLQQTQKQLIKQLLMFPMRVDTIGMQNRRTDLEKKLAEIEEAIKIFSRPKVFIKVND, encoded by the exons ATGCCCGGGAGATCCTCGAGAGGGGGCAGCGCGGCTCTGTGGGCGTGCTGCTGCAGTTGGAAGGAGTGTCGCTGCACCGGCAGCCGGCGCCGAGAA GAGCCCAGGGATCACGAGAAGGAGAACGTGCGTCGAATGCGCGAGATCCAGAAAAAATGCAGGGAGAAGGATCAACAGCGTGAACAGAGAGGCCCCAAGCCGGTGAAAGCCCTGTGGAAATCCCAGAAGTATGAATCCGTTCCTTCAAAAGTGATGGCTCACTTGCAG GACATCTCATCCCCCAAGCCGTTGGATAATCAGCACTACCTCAAAGCTCACTCCCGATGTGGGACTGGGGTCGGCCCAAAGAGACCCACGTCCCCGAGCCCAACCAAAGCAGAGATGTGTGTCGAGGTTCCAGAGGATTTTATCGCAAAC GCTCAAGTCACAGGCATTGGCATAGATTTCATCAGGCATAACGCCCAGAATGCCAGGAAAATGCCAGTGCGACGCTCCAAGTCTCTGCAGTCCCTGAACGACGTGCTGGACAGGAAAGAGAAAGAACAGCAGGACTACATCAGCAAGAACAAAGGACAGCTACCACAGTA CTTAATTGAACGGCGGAATCAATGGAGGGAAGAGGCGGAAGAGCGACAGAGAAATGTCCCTGACCCCAGCATGCCTCCCGGACACACCAGGATGCCAGAGAACGAgagactggaaacactcagttccCTCCAACAAA CCCAAAAGCAGCTGATCAAGCAATTGCTGATGTTCCCTATGCGAGTGGATACGATTGGCATGCAGAATAGACGAACCGACCTTGAGAAGAAACTGGCAGAGATCGAAGAGGCCATTAAAATCTTCTCTCGGCCCAAAGTCTTCATCAAAGTTAATGACTGA
- the enkd1 gene encoding enkurin domain-containing protein 1 isoform X2 translates to MPGRSSRGGSAALWACCCSWKECRCTGSRRREKEPRDHEKENVRRMREIQKKCREKDQQREQRGPKPVKALWKSQKYESVPSKVMAHLQDISSPKPLDNQHYLKAHSRCGTGVGPKRPTSPSPTKAEMCVEVPEDFIANAQVTGIGIDFIRHNAQNARKMPVRRSKSLQSLNDVLDRKEKEQQDYISKNKGQLPQYLIERRNQWREEAEERQRNVPDPSMPPGHTRMPENERLETLSSLQQTQKQLIKQLLMFPMRVDTIGMQNRRTDLEKKLAEIEEAIKIFSRPKVFIKVND, encoded by the exons ATGCCCGGGAGATCCTCGAGAGGGGGCAGCGCGGCTCTGTGGGCGTGCTGCTGCAGTTGGAAGGAGTGTCGCTGCACCGGCAGCCGGCGCCGAGAA AAGGAGCCCAGGGATCACGAGAAGGAGAACGTGCGTCGAATGCGCGAGATCCAGAAAAAATGCAGGGAGAAGGATCAACAGCGTGAACAGAGAGGCCCCAAGCCGGTGAAAGCCCTGTGGAAATCCCAGAAGTATGAATCCGTTCCTTCAAAAGTGATGGCTCACTTGCAG GACATCTCATCCCCCAAGCCGTTGGATAATCAGCACTACCTCAAAGCTCACTCCCGATGTGGGACTGGGGTCGGCCCAAAGAGACCCACGTCCCCGAGCCCAACCAAAGCAGAGATGTGTGTCGAGGTTCCAGAGGATTTTATCGCAAAC GCTCAAGTCACAGGCATTGGCATAGATTTCATCAGGCATAACGCCCAGAATGCCAGGAAAATGCCAGTGCGACGCTCCAAGTCTCTGCAGTCCCTGAACGACGTGCTGGACAGGAAAGAGAAAGAACAGCAGGACTACATCAGCAAGAACAAAGGACAGCTACCACAGTA CTTAATTGAACGGCGGAATCAATGGAGGGAAGAGGCGGAAGAGCGACAGAGAAATGTCCCTGACCCCAGCATGCCTCCCGGACACACCAGGATGCCAGAGAACGAgagactggaaacactcagttccCTCCAACAAA CCCAAAAGCAGCTGATCAAGCAATTGCTGATGTTCCCTATGCGAGTGGATACGATTGGCATGCAGAATAGACGAACCGACCTTGAGAAGAAACTGGCAGAGATCGAAGAGGCCATTAAAATCTTCTCTCGGCCCAAAGTCTTCATCAAAGTTAATGACTGA